The Chitinophagales bacterium genome has a segment encoding these proteins:
- a CDS encoding alanine racemase, producing MAELIIQTENIKNNIKYLSQYFKAHNIEWSLITKVFSGDKAFLKNILTDDIIANISSVGDSRLTSLKNLRAVNPDMRTIYIKPPAKKYAKEIIKYVDISLNSSLVTIKALNKAAKAANKIHSIIIMIELGELREGVNISNVLDFYEVVFNLSHIKVLGIGSNLGCMYGVEPSYEKLQQLSSYRDIIASRFKKELPYISGGTSITLPLIEEGKVPSSINHFRIGEAAFFGISPLNNQPFKELSTETFLFTANIIELEQKKLIPEGTIGDANIGSTATFDDKDANATSTKIILDFGLLDVDVENITPIDKALNFVGVTSDMYVMDIGNNKEKNGKKKYNIGDKIQFKLNYMAVARLLNSKFIDTVFV from the coding sequence ATGGCTGAATTAATCATTCAAACAGAAAATATAAAAAACAACATCAAGTATTTAAGTCAATATTTTAAAGCACACAATATAGAATGGAGTTTAATTACTAAAGTTTTTTCTGGCGATAAAGCATTTCTAAAAAATATACTGACTGATGACATTATAGCAAACATTAGTTCAGTTGGCGACTCAAGACTTACGAGTTTAAAAAACTTAAGAGCTGTAAATCCAGATATGAGAACGATTTACATTAAACCACCTGCAAAAAAGTATGCAAAAGAAATTATTAAATATGTAGATATATCATTAAACAGTTCATTAGTAACTATAAAAGCACTCAACAAAGCTGCCAAAGCTGCTAACAAAATTCATAGTATAATTATCATGATTGAATTAGGCGAACTTAGAGAAGGTGTCAATATTTCTAATGTGCTAGATTTTTATGAAGTAGTATTTAATTTATCTCATATAAAAGTTTTAGGCATTGGTTCTAACTTAGGTTGTATGTATGGTGTAGAACCGAGTTACGAAAAGCTACAACAACTTTCCTCCTATAGAGATATTATTGCTTCGCGATTTAAGAAAGAGTTGCCATATATTTCTGGTGGAACTTCTATTACACTTCCTTTGATAGAAGAAGGAAAAGTACCATCTTCTATTAATCATTTTAGAATTGGAGAAGCAGCATTTTTTGGCATCAGTCCTTTAAACAATCAACCGTTTAAAGAACTATCGACAGAAACTTTTTTGTTTACTGCTAATATTATTGAGTTAGAACAAAAAAAACTTATTCCAGAAGGCACAATTGGTGACGCAAATATTGGAAGCACTGCTACTTTCGACGACAAAGATGCTAATGCGACTAGTACTAAAATTATTTTAGATTTTGGTTTGCTAGATGTTGATGTAGAAAACATTACACCTATAGATAAAGCATTAAATTTTGTTGGTGTTACTTCTGATATGTATGTAATGGACATTGGCAATAACAAAGAAAAAAATGGAAAAAAGAAATATAATATAGGTGATAAAATACAATTTAAACTCAACTATATGGCAGTAGCACGATTGCTAAACTCTAAATTTATAGATACTGTTTTTGTGTAA
- a CDS encoding replication-associated recombination protein A gives MQIPLAERVRPTNINQVKGQDHLLAKGKPLFNMVANKHLQSMIFWGPPGVGKTTLAYLLAQQANLPYEQLSAIAAGVKDLRQIIDKAQQNGTIVLFIDEIHRFNKSQQDALLGAVEKGLIILIGATTENPSFEVNSALLSRCLVFTLKALDKADLIDIVQNALQQDELLKSKNITIAEYDALLYFSGGDARKLLNILDLVLEQSIDKDLITNDIVEEIIQQNIARYDKSGEQHYDIISAFIKSMRGSDPNAAIYWLARMIVGGEDPKFIARRMLIFASEDIGNANPNALLLAEACFSAVEKVGYPECRIILSQTVIYLATSVKSNASYIAINDAIDLAKKTQHLSVPLSIRNAPTQLMKNLNYGKDYKYAHQFENNFVDMEFLPDEIVGTTLYQPGKNPKEMALLEFLKQRWKKYKY, from the coding sequence ATGCAAATTCCTTTAGCAGAAAGAGTACGACCAACCAACATCAATCAAGTAAAAGGACAAGACCATTTGTTGGCAAAAGGTAAGCCATTATTCAATATGGTAGCTAATAAACATTTGCAATCGATGATTTTTTGGGGACCACCTGGCGTTGGAAAAACTACGCTAGCATATTTACTAGCACAACAAGCCAATTTGCCTTACGAGCAGTTAAGTGCTATTGCTGCCGGCGTGAAAGATTTAAGACAAATTATAGACAAAGCACAACAAAATGGTACTATTGTTTTATTTATTGATGAAATTCATCGATTTAATAAATCGCAGCAAGATGCTTTATTAGGAGCTGTTGAAAAAGGGTTAATTATCTTAATTGGTGCTACTACAGAAAATCCATCTTTTGAAGTCAATAGTGCTTTATTATCAAGATGTTTGGTATTTACCTTGAAAGCTTTAGATAAAGCTGATTTAATTGATATTGTACAAAATGCATTGCAACAAGATGAGTTATTAAAATCAAAAAATATTACAATTGCTGAGTACGATGCTTTGTTGTATTTTAGTGGAGGCGATGCAAGAAAACTCTTAAATATACTTGATTTAGTACTTGAACAATCGATAGATAAAGATTTAATTACCAATGATATAGTAGAGGAAATTATACAGCAAAATATTGCACGATACGACAAAAGTGGTGAGCAACATTACGATATTATTTCGGCATTTATAAAATCGATGAGAGGTAGCGACCCAAATGCTGCGATATATTGGTTGGCAAGAATGATTGTTGGTGGTGAAGATCCAAAATTTATTGCTAGAAGAATGCTCATCTTTGCATCAGAAGATATTGGTAATGCCAATCCTAATGCTTTGTTATTAGCAGAAGCTTGTTTTAGTGCTGTAGAAAAAGTAGGTTATCCTGAGTGTAGAATTATTTTATCGCAGACAGTCATTTACTTAGCTACTTCTGTTAAAAGTAATGCTTCATATATTGCTATTAATGATGCTATTGATTTAGCAAAGAAAACACAACATTTAAGTGTGCCTTTAAGCATTAGAAATGCACCAACACAACTCATGAAAAATTTGAATTACGGAAAAGACTACAAGTATGCACATCAATTCGAAAACAATTTTGTAGATATGGAGTTTCTACCAGATGAAATTGTAGGAACTACACTATACCAACCAGGAAAAAATCCAAAAGAAATGGCATTACTAGAATTTTTAAAACAACGCTGGAAAAAATACAAGTACTAA
- a CDS encoding transposase encodes MFSLLKNGKKKRCWSCSSLDVICWGKQQNKQRFKCKNCGILFTRNRPEQKIKNRFIWFKKWIIERQTYNTLCRDSGYSKDTLQRTFYKILERSPTVKIIKREQVNLRVDGTYFAQFCLIAYQDNLDGYTQLIRFSDGEHFEEIKEDLSNLIHLGIKLESITSDGAKSILKAIKHTDSNIVIQRCLVHIQRMCLLWLTKYPKHIAGQELRKHILLLLKIETQNDKIWWTRELKLWYERHKDYLNEKTINLETRRYWYTHKLLRRSYFSIKRALPNMFHYLENPKIPRTTNGIEGYFSHLKNHLDLHRGLTLKNRINFIKWYVYLSNEK; translated from the coding sequence ATATTTTCTTTGTTAAAAAATGGCAAAAAAAAGCGATGTTGGAGCTGTAGTAGTTTAGATGTAATATGCTGGGGCAAACAACAAAACAAGCAAAGATTTAAGTGTAAAAACTGTGGCATATTATTCACAAGGAATAGACCAGAACAAAAAATAAAGAACCGATTCATATGGTTCAAGAAATGGATAATAGAAAGACAAACCTACAACACATTATGTAGAGATAGTGGTTATTCAAAAGACACCTTACAAAGAACCTTTTATAAAATTTTAGAGCGTTCGCCCACGGTTAAAATCATAAAAAGAGAACAAGTTAATCTTAGAGTGGACGGTACTTATTTTGCACAGTTCTGTTTAATAGCTTATCAAGATAATCTTGATGGCTATACACAACTTATCCGTTTTTCAGATGGAGAGCATTTTGAAGAGATTAAGGAAGATTTAAGTAATTTAATACACTTAGGCATTAAATTAGAAAGTATTACCTCAGATGGTGCTAAAAGTATATTAAAAGCAATTAAACATACTGACAGTAATATAGTTATACAAAGATGCTTGGTACATATTCAACGAATGTGCTTACTATGGCTTACTAAATACCCTAAACACATAGCAGGACAAGAACTTAGAAAACATATTTTGCTATTACTCAAAATAGAAACACAGAATGATAAAATATGGTGGACAAGAGAGTTAAAGCTATGGTATGAAAGACACAAAGACTATCTTAATGAAAAGACTATTAACTTAGAAACTAGAAGGTATTGGTATACTCATAAACTACTAAGAAGATCCTACTTCTCAATAAAAAGAGCATTGCCTAATATGTTTCACTATTTAGAAAATCCAAAAATACCAAGAACAACAAATGGAATTGAAGGTTATTTTAGCCATCTAAAAAATCATCTTGATTTGCACAGAGGTTTGACTTTAAAAAATAGAATAAATTTCATCAAATGGTATGTGTATTTATCTAATGAAAAATAG
- the kdsA gene encoding 3-deoxy-8-phosphooctulonate synthase has product MNYNQLKNTPLFLIAGPCVIESEMITNTIAETLVNITDELEIPFIFKASFKKANRTNISSFTSIGITESIDILRNIKKKYNCSILTDVHSIEDIALVADFVDIIQIPAFLCRQTDLILAAAATNKIVNIKKGQFADMDMMAKAIAKVQSVGNNQVMLTERGSFFGYHDLVVDFRNIVKMTALDCIPIIDATHSVQQPNANLGSSGGNPKYVDMIAKCGIIAGANGVFIETHPNPSEALSDAGSMLPLNEMSNLLIDLKHVSAIQ; this is encoded by the coding sequence ATGAACTATAATCAACTGAAAAATACACCTTTATTTTTAATTGCTGGACCATGTGTCATTGAGTCAGAAATGATAACCAATACCATTGCCGAAACATTAGTGAATATAACAGATGAATTAGAAATTCCTTTTATTTTTAAAGCATCATTTAAGAAAGCTAACAGAACAAATATTAGTAGTTTTACTTCAATTGGAATAACTGAATCTATTGATATTCTTCGTAATATCAAAAAAAAATACAATTGCAGCATTTTAACAGATGTACATAGTATAGAAGATATTGCTTTAGTTGCAGACTTTGTAGATATTATTCAAATTCCTGCTTTTTTATGCAGACAAACCGATTTAATTCTAGCAGCTGCCGCTACTAATAAAATAGTAAATATTAAAAAAGGTCAGTTTGCAGATATGGACATGATGGCAAAAGCAATTGCAAAAGTACAAAGTGTTGGTAATAATCAAGTAATGTTAACAGAAAGAGGTTCGTTTTTTGGTTATCATGATTTGGTAGTCGATTTTAGAAACATTGTAAAAATGACTGCTTTAGATTGTATTCCAATTATAGATGCAACACATAGCGTTCAACAACCTAATGCTAATTTAGGAAGCAGTGGTGGCAATCCAAAATACGTTGATATGATTGCTAAATGTGGAATTATTGCTGGAGCCAATGGTGTTTTTATAGAAACACATCCCAATCCAAGCGAAGCACTATCAGATGCTGGTTCTATGTTGCCACTCAATGAAATGAGCAATTTATTGATTGACTTAAAGCATGTGTCTGCTATTCAATAA
- a CDS encoding DUF475 domain-containing protein, with protein MEFILQDHSWQEALLIVLNLVLIESLLSVDNAAVLATMVMDLPKEQRAKALKYGIFGAYVFRGLCLILAAQLIKVWWLKPLGGVYLVYLLIDYSLKKLNPPKEEHEDVKKENSKIYKYTIGLLGPFWATIVAVEIMDLAFSLDNVFAAVAFTDNIYLICTGVFIGILAMRFVAQRFVKLMEKYPFLETAAFLVIGLLGLKLLLALPAHFYGHSPLFQFIESEKFDLVVSIITVLIFVVPVLTAKFFNIPKIRD; from the coding sequence ATGGAATTTATATTGCAAGATCATTCTTGGCAAGAAGCTTTATTAATAGTACTCAATCTAGTTTTAATAGAATCATTACTTTCTGTAGATAATGCTGCAGTACTAGCAACTATGGTAATGGATTTACCAAAAGAGCAAAGAGCAAAAGCACTTAAATATGGTATTTTTGGTGCTTATGTATTTAGAGGTTTGTGTTTAATTTTAGCAGCACAATTGATAAAAGTTTGGTGGTTAAAACCTTTAGGTGGTGTCTATTTAGTCTATTTATTGATTGATTATTCCTTGAAGAAACTTAATCCACCGAAAGAAGAACACGAAGATGTAAAGAAAGAAAATAGCAAGATTTATAAATACACCATTGGTTTATTAGGTCCATTTTGGGCTACTATTGTAGCTGTAGAAATAATGGACTTAGCTTTTTCTTTAGATAATGTTTTTGCAGCAGTTGCCTTTACAGACAATATCTATTTAATTTGTACTGGTGTTTTTATTGGTATATTGGCAATGCGTTTTGTAGCACAACGATTTGTAAAACTCATGGAAAAATATCCATTCTTAGAAACTGCTGCATTTTTAGTAATTGGCTTATTAGGTTTGAAATTATTACTAGCACTGCCAGCACATTTTTATGGACATTCTCCATTATTTCAGTTTATAGAATCAGAAAAGTTTGATTTAGTAGTTTCTATAATAACGGTATTGATATTTGTAGTACCAGTACTGACTGCCAAATTCTTTAACATTCCTAAAATAAGAGATTGA
- a CDS encoding quinone-dependent dihydroorotate dehydrogenase yields MYKILRFFLFLMDPEEAHYATLKSLKILVKIPILGWLVKQFYTVKNKKLEKQFFGLQFRNPVGLAAGLDKNAEYIEALSCLGFGFIEVGTVTPLPQEGNPKPRLFRVKQDRAIINRMGFNNAGMEVVRNNILEYRNKHPKSSLIIGVNIGKNKVTPNEIAKEDYIQCFNHLYDMADYFVVNVSSPNTPDLRALQEKEPLQDIIFSLQNQNKYKDKPKPILLKIAPDLSKEQLNDILEIVDSTNLSGIIATNTTISRDGITLYEDELNEIGNGGLSGEPLTDSATFVIEHLRNKNHEIPIIGVGGIMSAKNAKEKMQFGADLVQVYTGLIYEGPSLVKKINKLLKK; encoded by the coding sequence ATGTATAAGATTTTAAGGTTTTTTCTGTTTTTAATGGATCCAGAGGAAGCACACTATGCAACTTTAAAAAGCTTAAAAATTTTAGTAAAGATTCCTATTCTTGGTTGGTTGGTCAAGCAATTTTATACAGTAAAGAACAAGAAGCTAGAAAAACAGTTTTTTGGACTTCAATTTAGAAATCCTGTTGGTTTAGCTGCTGGTTTGGATAAAAATGCAGAATACATTGAAGCATTATCTTGCTTAGGTTTTGGTTTTATTGAAGTAGGTACTGTTACGCCTTTGCCACAAGAAGGTAATCCGAAGCCAAGATTATTTAGAGTAAAGCAAGATAGAGCTATTATTAATAGAATGGGTTTTAATAATGCTGGAATGGAAGTGGTACGCAACAACATTTTAGAGTATAGAAACAAACATCCAAAATCTAGTTTAATTATTGGTGTAAATATTGGAAAAAATAAAGTTACACCAAACGAAATTGCAAAAGAAGACTATATCCAATGCTTTAATCATTTGTATGATATGGCAGATTATTTTGTAGTGAATGTGAGTTCGCCTAACACACCAGATTTAAGAGCATTGCAAGAAAAAGAGCCATTGCAAGACATTATCTTTAGTTTGCAAAATCAGAATAAATATAAAGATAAACCAAAACCAATATTGCTGAAAATTGCACCAGATTTAAGTAAAGAACAACTCAACGATATTTTAGAGATTGTAGATAGTACAAACCTATCTGGTATTATTGCTACGAATACTACAATTAGCAGAGATGGTATTACACTTTATGAAGATGAGTTAAATGAAATTGGTAATGGTGGTTTAAGTGGTGAACCTTTAACAGATAGTGCTACATTTGTTATAGAACATCTTAGAAATAAAAACCACGAGATTCCTATTATTGGCGTTGGTGGCATTATGAGTGCTAAAAATGCTAAAGAAAAAATGCAATTTGGTGCAGACTTAGTACAAGTATATACTGGTTTAATTTATGAAGGACCAAGCTTAGTAAAAAAAATAAATAAGCTGTTGAAAAAGTGA